In Entelurus aequoreus isolate RoL-2023_Sb linkage group LG02, RoL_Eaeq_v1.1, whole genome shotgun sequence, one genomic interval encodes:
- the LOC133629819 gene encoding lymphocyte function-associated antigen 3-like, with protein MDYQHVLVYFMWTFTAVSAQDVKYFLKGQDIRLMPPISERPTGILWLHNENDVVYSTGTDYYVPSSYKNRITLDRVSAELTIKNATYEDSGEYQLEMNIKSEQDSFLYGIEVIDQVSKPNISYVMMSDTMQAILVCSTESKHPHLLKFKWSSAGKEQTGPFSTITVRNEDDDQVYRCDVSNPLTNETASFTAKDCFPGKRSDHLRINISVCIVILFVFLVINSCCVLYITRQHLKVSKDTTFFDKVLTLLSNSGKQRLNVSTEDEKMDSEGAVRLTAPAHALHSSSTDINHYHWTFRYQP; from the exons TTTCTGCACAGGATGTGAAATACTTCCTGAAGGGTCAGGACATACGCTTGATGCCACCCATCTCTGAACGACCTACTGGAATTCTCTGGCTACATAATGAAAATGATGTGGTATATTCTACTGGCACGGATTACTATGTGCCGTCTTCATACAAGAACAGAATCACTCTGGACCGGGTCTCTGCAGAACTCACCATCAAAAACGCCACATATGAAGACAGTGGAGAGTATCAACTAGAAATGAACATAAAGAGCGAGCAGGATTCTTTCCTGTATGGAATTGAAGTTATAG ACCAAGTATCCAAACCCAACATATCCTATGTGATGATGAGCGACACGATGCAGGCGATACTTGTGTGCTCAACAGAGTCCAAACATCCTcatttgttaaagtttaagtggagCTCAGCAGGAAAGGAGCAGACTGGACCATTTTCAACAATAACTGTCAGGAATGAAGATGATGATCAAGTTTATCGTTGTGATGTCAGCAACCCTCTGACCAATGAAACGGCTTCATTCACCGCTAAGGACTGCTTCCCGG GTAAAAGATCAGATCATCTACGGATTAACATATCAGTCTGTATCGTCATTCTTTTCGTCTTTCTGGTCATCAACTCGTGTTGTGTTTTATACATAACACGTCAACATCTAAAAG TGTCCAAAGACACAACCTTCTTCGACAAAGTACTCACTCTTCTCTCCAACTCCGGCAAACAAA GATTGAACGTGTCGACCGAGGATGAGAAGATGGATTCAGAAGGAGCCGTGCGACTCACTGCTCCTGCTCACGCACTTCATTCCTCTTCAACAGACATAAACCACTATCACTGGACTTTCAGATACCAGCCATGA